Below is a window of Impatiens glandulifera chromosome 2, dImpGla2.1, whole genome shotgun sequence DNA.
ttagttatatattattatttttatatataagtaaatataaaataaatttaaaaacaatccTAAACAAATAACCCTTTTAGGATCAtgaataagttatatattttaagaatataaatataaatttattttattaatttatttgaataaattacattttttaaatatacataattttattgatgtaaaataatataaaattttaaaatggaaCTAATTTAACTTGTAAAACAATAGTAAGCAAATAAccctaaatataaattataattacataaattcatttatttaaataagttgtgtttttttaaatatataaatataaatttattttattgacttatttgaataatttatatttttaaatatataaataaaaaaaatttataaatagtcAAACAAGAATGGTTAACcagaataatttataatattttattgattgagaattataaaggataacaaaaaatgtattaatattggttctaacaatttaataaaatcttaaattactTAGAAATGAACTTATAATATGCCCATAATTCATTCTAAAGCCGAGCATCATGCTTAAACAATTGTATTCGACGGTGACAAGTCATGTTAGACTTTCAATCGTGTCGTGTCTTAATCTTATGCGTGTCATATCGTGTCTTCactaacttaaaatattataattcacaGACTCTTTCATGTCGTATTAATTAATGTCCACGAGTTTATTCATGTCGTGCTAATTCGTGTTTAATTTGCATTTCGCGTTATTTCGACTAGAGTTTCGACCTATTCGTGTCGCGTcgataaattattaactaattttatttgaataattatttgtaattttttaaaatatattttaaataatttacattcaaattattatttataaaattatatgttaaaatttatatctatatatcttacatatttaacatattaattaattttttaaataacatatttaacacatttaacttattaaattaatttaagttttttaaattaaaataaataaataatcatattttataatttttactaataataaaatttaatatatatatatatatataaataattaacatgagtgtgtcaagacacgacaTCACACACATAAAAATGGACATCGACACGATACGATTGAATCGAAACTCTAGTCGGAATAATACAAAatacgaatttaaacacgaatAAACTTGTGAATATGAATTGACACGACATGAAAGAGACCGTGgctcataatattttgagagGGTCAAGGTATGATACGACGCGCATAAGATtaagacacgacacaacacgatacgattgagagtctaacacgacttgtccAAGTCGAAAACAAATAactctaatataaattataattaaaaaattaattacataaattcatttaattaaataatttatatttttaaatataaaattataaattatttattgatttatttgaataagttatattttttaaaatatataaaaataaataatttataaatacctCGCCGGAATAGTTAACCTCTtttaaaagggaaatttgacgaaatgaccttgcaaaccgggttatttgacctggtggaattttataattttttttgcgctcgtggtgttctattttttttatacgattttgcccttgtcgcgaaacgctaagtcacttagcgtttcgcgaagtggattagaggtttgtataaatacccaaataatttcatttccctaaatttttttctctctcttctccaatTCTCTCCTTCACTCACGGTGGCTGGCGACGACGGCGGCCGGCGGCGACGACGTCTCCGTTTCCTCCAATATCCATACAAATCAAACCCGATCAGAGCTCTTCTaacctaactaattcatttatgtttatctattgccgatttctaaccctagatctattttgcatgcaggtttctTATACTAGGGTTTATGTGAGTTCTCCGATTCTAACTATTTGAACGGCGTCGAGGTAGATCTTCATTCTAACAGTTATGTtcttgtttacattttcttcatttcaaaaacctTTTCATATTTCCTTTATGTCCATCATTTTCTCCGTTTTGTTGATTCTTATTTCTTatatggttcatattggttcatgtttaagcatttcgttaggttattatttgttatttgttcatatttgcagaaaatctctGTCTGATAAGAGCGTATGTGTTTCCGTTTCAGatctgcttaccgtttcgctacggacttaccgtttcgctacggacttaccgtttcgctaagtatacctcgcgattcgctaagtatcaagattttttgttatttatagttaatcatgaacttcatttgacaaggtatttacatcacttcatggttatgaagagaacatgtgttaacaaaacaaaccttctaattttacattggaaacatttagattcttcagaaaatgcctttgaagaatctatcattgacctccagataagcaaagattggctgactttgatttcgttagtcgttaagctaaagaaataaatttcaaacaattttctcttatctggagttcaacgatcgcttcttcaaagactttttctgaagaatctaaatgtttccatgtaaaattatagggtttgttttgctaacacatgttcttttcaaaaccatgactttgttgttgataccttgtcaaacgagatagattacctatgaaaccaataaaatttttttcgtttcgcaaagtagtttccgtttcgctaagttagtatttttcgtttcgcaaagtagttttcgtttcgctaagttagtatttttcgtttcgctaagtacttttcgtttcgcaaatTACTTGttgtcgattcgctaagtgtgaattttgtctattttgtagGAGATGATAGCGATGCAGGAGACTGTGggggatgatgagaaggtgaATGATGAGACTGATGGGAAAGACGATGTAATGGAGGacaatgagaaggtggaggatgaacaaaaagaggacggtgagaaggtggaggacgcACAGAAGGTGGAGACcgatgagaaggtggatgatgatgaaaagatggatgaggataaggtggagaacgatgagaaggtcgatgatgatgagaaggtggaggatgaacgAAAAGACAACGATGCGAAGGTGGAGGACGTAAAGATGGAGGTTGAGGCTAAATTGGAGGACGGTGAGAAGCTGGATGGTGTGGCTAAGGTGGATGATGTGGAGGTTGATCTGAAACTGAAGGTGAAGGATTtgaaggtgaaggatgagaAGACTGTGGGGGATGTGAAGGCACAGACaaatgatgacaatgatgacAATGACGATTTCCAGTTATACAATACTCCTCCTAAAGGAAATTATGGGAGGAGAGTGAGGAAGCCGAAAAAAGATGACTCGTACACCAACCCTTCCTCGTCAAAAATCCCCAAGACAAAGGATCCTATGAAAGTGAAtcaccttcaaaaatttgaagatgagctGCTGGATAAAGTAAAGGCGTGGTTGGATGATCCAAAAACCGATAATTCGACAACGGATTTACATACggttcaagcaaagaaggaagTGTTGGTTAGAGTTGTAACAAGGTTTACATGGATTGAAGACACTGTAAGTCGtgcaaatcaattcattaatcttcgtttcgctaagtacttgtcgtttcgccaagtacttgtcgtttcgccaagtacttgtcgtttcgccaagtacttgtcgtttcgccaagtacttgtcgtttcgccaagtacttgtcgattcgctaagtacctctcgtttcgccaagtactcttcgtttcgctaagtacttagtcaatgttgtttgatatGTACTAAATGTATGTTGTATGCTCCCATTGTGCAGGAAATCGATGCATTCTGCCATCTTCTGCGGAAAATGATTTCCTGctatcccaagacatataaaaatACACATGCGGCAATTGGGGATTGCGTATTGTCGGATAGAATCAGGCGACTGCACAGGGCTTTTATTAAGGATCCTGCCAAATATCCAGTCGACGAATTTAAAGACTATTATATGGGCGCACCACATAGATATATGCCAGAATGGTCAACAATTGACGATGTCTACATGCCAGTGAACATTAACTAGAAACACTGGATTTTATGTGTAGCACGTCTTCAAAAGTACCGCATTGACGTGTACGACTGTGATGCCTATCTTTATAAGAATCTGGATCCTTATTTGAAACCCTTCTGCGACATGATTCCAATTATATTCGCCAAAACAATCACTCCCGGTGAGAGGGTAAGGTATCCTAATTTCAACTTCGAAGGCCCCATCCAACCAATGACTTACAAACGGTTTCCACACCCCAAAGTGAAAACCGCTGCTGCTAAGGTTGGAGAAGTCCCACGGGCAACAGAGAGCGGGGACTGTGGGGTCTTCACGCTAATGTACATGGAACACTTGACCGCTAATCAACCCTTGCACAATGTGACCTCAGAAAACATGGGGTTTTTTAGGCAGAAGATGGCGGTCCGGTTATTCCATCAGATTATGGaaccttaaacattattttgtgtaaattggataacttattttgatgtattgtaaaccttgatgaatattttggaagttggatgatgtattgtaaattattttgtgtaaattgatgtattgtaaattGACCCTTCAACCTACAAAAAAGATAAGTTAGGAAGCAACAAAATTGATGTATTTCGTTTCGCccagtactcttcgtttcgccaagtacttttcgtttcgctaagttagcacttttcgattcgctaagtccctcccgtttcgctaagtgcctcccgtttcgctaagtgcctcccgtttcgctaagttaatACTCATCGTTTCCCTACTCATATACTACTACTACTAGAACATACAACATAAACATTAAACCTGAATTAACAACATACCAGTACCATagttcaattaacaacatatattacaacatagtatctatcaagctaaaggttcatattgttgagatgatgagtcatgctgcttagatgatgagtcatgctgcttagatgatgaagctcgtgcagtagatggtgcaggcataactgctttgcatgttgccctattatgtccaagcccagcacatgagctgcatcgtctcgggatcttacggacctcaccctgggatgacctacgctttgtttgtggcctgcctttcttaaccttcacatttggtttaagacacgaacgttgcttgatatgttcaggaacatcccaattttcttcatcaccaggaggataacatgtctcggcatatgaatttatccaacactcagttgtgtaatacctgtgtgtagggaaaatataacgaattattaattggttaaacagaatgaacacgtgagctagatattaataccttgaacagaagtcataagaaaccaaattccgactacgggcagcagccattgcatgcgtacaaggaagtcCCGAAACTTCGAAtactctacaagtgcagttcatgtctttcaaattgactttgaaatgagactgattgtcatgcacataaaactcgaatcggttaagcgattggactgtatagaatctggccttctcgattccctcacgtaacaccttctcataatttggagataaaacttcttcgtgattagacgctctttctcttctatcgttaaaccattgttgtattgtgaatcttaaatactcagccatttctgaaatgggatactttctggcttccctgctctgactattgaaactctcagcataattgcttgtcagttgattgtatcgcttaccgggaaaaaatgctctactccatcttgggaacccaatttcttccaaataggcagcaatccggTGATCTTTAACCTTGATTTTCTCAAACCAACGATTAAATTCGTGGACAGTGTATGCCCTTGAAGCCGAATCAAACTCCGCATGACActtatcacttttgaatttggccacaatattcatctttatgtgatatgtgcacgcaccgtggtctgcttctgggaaaacagcacacaaggcattagcgatgcttgggtgtctgtcggatacgaagacgagatcatcaactaatccaattgcgtctctcagtttttgcatgaaataagtccaggagttattattctctgaatcaacaacgccgaatgcgacaggatatagttgctcattcgcatccaatgcaatagccaccaataattgaccacccaccttgtgcttaagaaaactagcatcaacacataatacaggacgacaaaaggatttgaaacccctaattgagaggcctagggatatgaacatatacttgaagtgaccgagctcgtctgtctgtatgtcggttatggtaccaggattacacttctccaacatgtaaaggtatgatggcagtattccataagaatcctctaccgttcctcgcaccgctattaaagcattttcccttgccctccatgccttattataagtcaaaaatatcccataagttgtctgcatgtcttcaattattttcttaggcaagtggttatgatgatggtccatgtacttgctcttcacgcactgcccaataacccatgctggtgtttgcatttttttcttgggcctcgacaaagttgagcatgagtgttgatgctcaaatgtccggatctcaaacatctcagaaaacttacctttcacagcccgcaaactccacttgcatgtctcatccaaacatttgagttcccaaagattttttcttgacttctccactttgaattcaaaatgattggccatcgcatatttatatagagcaagttgaagttcttttttattttcaaagaacgaaccaacttccaatacggtttcactagttaatgccatcgcaaatgtggggtctggcggtgatgtgtctgtcgggtctgtcgatggtgtacccattgaagatcgtcttgcactagatggtgtacccattgatgatcttcttgcacttgttggtgtaccatttgatgcctttcttgcactagttggtgtacccaatgatgatcttcttgcacttggttgtataggtattgatgctttttcaccactattaacatgcaagtcctgagtaagtgggatgtgaggcaaagaggtttctccggcttcattttgactttcaacaaagaattccaagggtacaacaggtggaacaaatttctgagtaagttgtggtggtagtatactttcttgagttgggtatgtaagtagtagtatcttttctttagtaaacgctgacttctccactacagatacacacaatggtgacactgttcgacccaaaatcaagcgtgatagatatgtgttcaaatccccatcattatcaataaaaacaggttttggatttctgatattcggaatatcatacttcacttggagcactaaatcgtatgCTGATATCTGGAGATTAAGTCTATCGTagagtatatcaagtaattcagcataacgagtattttggggtagatcaaatgtttttattgaagatgcatcaaaatacagtattccatcagcatcaagtttccactctccattatagaaaacgaaaacttcagctgcaatataaaaacatgatttgatttagagacggataattaatacttcgcgaatcgctatgaacttagcgaaacgggaaggccttcgcgaatcgtaaggcacttagcgaaacgagaagtccttcgcgaatcgctgggcacttagcgaaacgggaagtaaaccctaatcaatctcagaaaacgaacatcaataaaacatgcttcaaatagacgtacctattggaacagtgctcgtgcacGTCGTCGAGCTCATAGTGGATTTCGAACGAACTTCGCCGCCGAGATCTCCGACGAGAtcaccgccgccgccgccggagtttagagagaaggaggagaagagcgggaagagagagaaggagaagaaaagaaatgaaaaaaaagtacggaggttatattaaatagtaagggcaatttggacatttcacatgtcgtcacttcgcgaaacgctaagtgacttaacgtttcgcgacaagggcaaaatcgtccaaaaaaaataaaatcaccacgagcgcaataaaatcatcaatttaccatcagatcaaataacctcatctttgaggttatttgatcaaatttccccttttaaaatcttaaatcaaattttaaaattgggaTTTTCTTTGACTTCTGTGTAAATATAAGTGACAGCGGATTGTTGttgtcaaatttaaattttcaaacaataaaTTCAACCTATTAAGATTTTACATTCAACCTGCAAATCCAATCTCAGATtctaatattttagataatgaGTATCTTTGAATATCAACTTTAAAATACAacttttgtataaaaatatcaatctaacaataattttaagcaaagttttttgttaaataaaactagtaaagtttataaataataataattctttgaaatattctaataaactaatatatttttaacaatatacaaataattacataatgaaaattttcaattaaataaaaaacaattgaattactaaataaatatagcAGCAAAATGACCTTAAATTCAGCACTCCTCTAAGTGTTATGACCCATCTTGCAATTAAGCTTCAACAAAATCccaatattattaacaaaagcaaataaattattattcaaacaaaGTAAACTATAACAAATATCTCacaaattgatttattaaaaatgagtcaatgaagattaaatcatcaccgttttgttattattttattggttaATGACACCATATTCTAGTgaataatatttacatattcACCAATAGTCTAACCAATACACATCCAATAAATATCTTTGACACAGATTTAGTATAAAAGGTGTGACTAGATAGAAAATTCAACCTATTTTTTATGCGGATCTGGGCGaaactaagttaaaataaaCTGTTGTAAACGGTTACTCATTCGAACCCGATGATAAAACAAGATGAAATGGTCCAATTAATAATACATGCTCAATGGAATTAAAGATGGAATGGAGTATACATGATATAAGGACAAACTCTCAGCTATATATAGTTTTTGCATACATGTCTCAAATAACTAAAAGCTACAAAAAGCACCTTATTTTTTCTGGAAAATAACTAAAAACGAAGCAAATGAAGTTTTTGGCGAATTCACTTTGAATCGTAAAGTGTCGAACACAAATTTCTaaactgaaaaaaataaaacaccaCTTTACTGAGGAGTCACCTTTTAAAGTCTGATCGAGAAAAGAAAAAGACTCAACTCTGACTGATATCCTTTTCCTTTGCCTTGCACATATCCTCCACAGACTTTATAAACTTCTTTGTGAGCTCGTCAATCTGAAATGTAAGTTTAAGAATCAGAGTGTATCAGACAAAAAGATTTgccaaaataaaagtttatctcGATGATCCAACTTACTTCTTTTTCAAATCTTCTTACATCGTCTTTAGAGATACTTGAGCCTGCTTTCTTTAGTGAGTCGATAGCCTTGTTTATTGTATAACAaccaaattaaacaaatattttattttttaaaagggCAACTAAATTAGACAGTGCAACTCTCATTTCATAAACAGTGAAAATTTACATTAATAATAGGAATTAAAGAAACCAAATTAAGAGATTGGGGATGCAAGTTATGATGAAATGGAAGAAAATATATACACAAAGTGCAGCAATTGATAATCATATTGTTAAAGCCTGGAATTGAAACCCTTGTGTATCTGATCTGGCTGAGAAATAGAGAAAAAGCTTTTAATCTAGATCCAGATTCTTTCGGTATGAAAAGTGTGGTTAGATGAAGATACGAGTTTTGTAACTTTCATAGTCGTAGTTTTATGTATGATCaacaaaaatttagaaaaaaatgcaCTTGCTCATATTTTGTAAAAGCTATTTgacaaaccaaaaaaaatacaaagatTGTTAATGCCCTCCTTATCCAAATGGAATCAATCACTTATTCAGGTTTCAACTCGTTTCCATGTTAGGTAACAATAAAAAAGGAAATGTTTAGAAGTAACTCTATTTTACCAAGTTCTACTGTCACCAACATATTTGGTCGTGAATTTCATGGGGAGAACTTAAGCTTCTGAAATGTTTCTTGCAAATATACCTTCTGGCGAGCTCTTCGAATACTCTGCTTTACATCTTCAGAAGATTTAGAAACCACTTTAGCTAAAGCCTGAAGAGGGAACGGACAATCATTTCTATCACTGTCATGATAGATGAATGATGAAGAAGCAAAACTACAAGGTTTTATTTTAAGAACTCACCTGCATATGATCCTTTGTCAATCTGTTCAGAGAAAAGATTCAGAAGCCATAAGAAAAAAATCACTAAGAAACTAAAAAATTGCAATATTTTATGTTTCCTGCACTAACAATAATGCAACCAAGCAACTCAAAGTATAATGCTTATAGCAGAAGATGTATATGAAGCCAATTTAGTTATCTTAGTATACCCAATCAGTTGTGGACATTCAGATAAGATATAATGGGTGCACTAGAAATGATGTTATCTCTATTCCATCAGCTGCAAATGTCTATGTTGCATCAAAGGCTATTGCACATTCTTGGATAGTAATGGAATCCACTGATCATTTTCCCCCAAACCCCAAGGCATTAACATTACCAGATTTTTTCAAAGTTTCTATTATCAGAAATAAGAAGACTATTGGTGTTTTTGCGATGGCAGCTTCTTACCCACAGGTAATACTTCCTCTTATTGTTTGTGATGAGAATGATACAGTTTTATCTGCAATTGGTCTGGAACTTGCTGGTTTTCAGACACTTCATAAGCTCGAGGTATTGAATTGGCAATTCAATCATGTTCACAACTagattaattcaattatataattcaGTGACTCACGACAGCTGGTCTCATACATACAGGCAGGATGGTCAAGACAATATATCCTGGGAATCAATTGTAGTCTTGCAAATGGTTAAGACAAAATAGTATTGCACTTCTATTTCTAGAGCTTTTCTTTCTCATCAGTATGTAATGCCTCCCCATTAACTCTGTAAATGGTAAATCAGTCTTTAAGTTTGGGGGATATTGATGTTTGTAATATCCACATTTGTTGTGTTCCTGCTAGTAACTCTTTATTTTGACCTTCCTAATATATGTTAGattgtaataaaaaaagaatgtaCAAGAAAAAAGAACTTTACGGAGGTATAGCTGCAATCAATCTCTCGCCATCTGTCCGTGGATTTAAACCCAATGGAGAAGAAGCGATTGCTTTCTCCAATTCTTTCAGAGACTGCAAACAAAGAAGATCTTTATAAGTATTAGCTAGCTGATAACGCCAATGATAAGATTTTTGCAGTATTTACAGGACAAAAACAAATTAGGCTTCAAACATCGAGAATGAATTAAACAAATACTTCTCAATCCCTTGATGGATAGTTAGCTTCTCCACATATAACAcagattatatataaaagaagaacAGGTCAAAAAGATGTGAAATGAGAAAcagaagaaataaaataaattgattttggatAGTTAGATTACATTTGGATCATAAGGAGATATAGATAGTGTCTTTGGATCCAAAACCGAAACAAGGGCCATTCGGCTCAAAGGCATTTTGACTCCACTTGTCTCTACAATAATATGGTCAAGCATTcctgaaaaagaaaaaacaaaagaactTCAACCATTAGCAAATTAACCAAATTTAATTGGACATGTAACTAGTCAGAGACAATCAGCACCAGCGGATGCTCTCCCAGTTCGAAGCTTGCTTAGTTCCCGTGACAGTGATTCGGTTGCTGCCTCCATCTGAGACACTGCAGCTGCCTTCAAACTTGGCTGGATATTCACATTTACTACGacgtcttcatcatcatccgCCCCTGAAAGTCAGTAACTTCATAAGAAATCGAACagattattttaatcaaatggaCGTATGATTCAATTGAGAATTCTGCCACAATACTTTGCAAGTGCTCGCCAAGTTCAAATAACGTATGATTCAAAATTAAACAAGATGTTCATCATTAACTCGTTAATACATCTCCATAGCCCGatcaaaaaatgagaaatgTCCGTAAGCACGGACTAATAATACAATTTCCATAAATCTTCTTGCTATCAACACGTCTGAGCATACATgtaaagaaagagagagagagagagactactTGATTTTCTTCCTTTGGCATAATTTCTTCGAATTTCTCTGGTAGAATCTACGGCTGGCGAACAGGGAACCAACATAGTTTTGCGAGAGTAGACATCAGGAGTGGCGAGAAAATGCAATAGATGGCGGGATCGACAAGAAATGAATGCGCGTCTGATGGATGTTGCCATCGCTGAGAGCAGAGTGCTTCGCGGAGTTTATAGTTCTGTGTCTTGCGGAGGAATCGTAGTTAGGGTTTAGTAGTGTAAGTGTAAAACCCTCCcgaccaaataaacaaaatggtTTTGGGATCATATTAAAGGTTATTTaagtgtattatttttaaataattttatcttattttggCTTATgaataattgtttataaatatgttgttgAGGaacattaaattgtttttttaagtatggaaagagaatattgaaaaataaaattatatcttttcatgtgataaaaaaaaattaaaatgaacacaaaaaaaattgattttttttttgttatgataatacaaataaaaaatattgtgacAATATTTTGGAGTCTCCTAGACAAGGTATTGAAGTTAACTTAGTTAAGACTTATTTAAAGGTACAACAGAAAactttaaaaagttgaaatctTTATTTTGAGAATATTGTTTATAGTCTTATTTCGGGGACCGAGTactatataaactcgtgtcataacctAATATGTAATCTTATTAATACTATTCTCTTTTCTATGGACGTAGTCGAGTTTTAtcttaataaaacatattaatttttttattattatttacctgccacattatattataacatgtacaacaatatattttaagtaaaaaatattttaattcataatttaaacaatataattaatatattattaaaaataataataagtcacCCAAAAGAAATCTGGAAATATGAGTTGGTGTGTTTGTTTGTAGtttgtaatataatttttatttcaaacccagattttaagtcttttataaaaaaaaaaattccacctattcaaaataatcatcaatattacatttttcaacttttaataaaatttatttaaaaaattgtttattttcttaaaatttcttattatattatatatatatatatatatatatatatatatatatatatatatatatattgttagggTAGTTATAA
It encodes the following:
- the LOC124926501 gene encoding ribosome-recycling factor — encoded protein: MATSIRRAFISCRSRHLLHFLATPDVYSRKTMLVPCSPAVDSTREIRRNYAKGRKSRADDDEDVVVNVNIQPSLKAAAVSQMEAATESLSRELSKLRTGRASAGMLDHIIVETSGVKMPLSRMALVSVLDPKTLSISPYDPNSLKELEKAIASSPLGLNPRTDGERLIAAIPPLTKDHMQALAKVVSKSSEDVKQSIRRARQKAIDSLKKAGSSISKDDVRRFEKEIDELTKKFIKSVEDMCKAKEKDISQS